The region TGGCTCCCGGCGTGCGCGAGGCTATGAGAGCGATGAAAAGGAAAACCTCAACAGCGGGAAGCACCAGCGCTTCATCCACGATGACGCAGGCGAGGCGGGGGCAAGCAGATGCAGGATTGATGGTACATACGTTGAGTCGCGTACCAGGTGtgtcgccgcgctgccgaGGGCGCCTTCCCTTCCCGTTGCTGGGGAGCGACCCCTCGCAAGTAAACAGACGCGTGCACGTGACCTTGCACGCGCCGGCGACTGGCACAGAGCACCAGGGCTCGCTAGGCGGCTTTGGGCCTAGCGCTCTGCGTACATAATCATTGGACGGAGGACGGGTGACAATTTGGCGTCCCCTACTTCAGGTTTCAACCAGGTCTGGCAGACGCACGACATCCTCCTCCCATATCTGTCGAAACGACAGCCGCTATCTGGCacttgcggcggcgacaggacTCGCAAAACACCAGCGACTGACACGGTCTGGCCCTGTCGGTCTGTTGTCAAGCGCCGCCTGTCGGCTCGGGCCACGATTTATCGCGTCACCATTGTTTCGAGTAATGTCTCCGAGTTTGTCGCGACGCCAGGCGTTGATCAGATAGGCTGCGATAGCCGAAGAAGAGCATTGGGATATACACAGCGCGACCAGAAACGAGCGGCTCGTGTCGGTGTTTTACCATCTGGAAGCGCCTCGGGGGTGTGGATCTGCCTTGATCTATAAGTCGGACAGACTGGTGTCTGACCGAGATGAGCTACGGTCCTGGTTACGGAGCGCCTCCGGGCTTTCTCTCGCAGGACTCCTATCCGGGCCTCCAGATATACCCACAGCCGGCACAGCCTGTCCAGCAAGTCGGATCGACCAgcgcccatggcgccgaAGAAGGGGCACAGCCTTCCTTCGAGTATCTTCACACAGCCATTCctggcttgggcttgggctttgCCGCCAGCGGGCCGGCGCCAACCCAGCAAACGGAGAGTGCCTGGACGAACGCGCCTTCAAACTCGCAACGAACAGCTTCCCATGCGGAGCAAGCAGGTGCGAGTGCACCTGTAAAGCTGGGCAGCCCGGCTGATGGTGGGTCAGAGGAGGGCGAAATCAGCGACGGAGAGGCAGAAGACTTGTATGAGCCGCCCGAGGTCGGAAATGACGAGACCCTTGCCGCCTGGCCGTACGGTGGTACAAACGTAGGTGAACGCGTTGTGGCAGCGACCGGTCAGCCGCAAGCCCACATCCACGCGGCTCGCGAACGTTCAGGCTCATACTCTCCCTATCTTTCACCCCGAGAAATTGACCGCGAAGGCTCTTCAGCCTCCTGTGCACCCCAAGGTAAGCCGTTCCGTCTCGCATTTTGCCGCTCTCTAAAACGTTTCTAGGCAATTCGCCTTCACGTACCTCTGCAGCCCCGAACTCTAGCGCGAAAACGCTCGATTCTGTTAGGAAGCAAGCCCGGGAGGCCATTTTGCGCTTGTGGCCTCTCGACGTCCGGTATCACAACTACATCGACGAGGGCATTGATAGCACCTTGTTGCAAGCCCTTTTCAAAGACCTGGGTCTGGAGCTTCCGTCCAGCAGCCTGGCAGCGAATTCTCGTTTCAAAACGGGCGGTCACATCCAGCCAACGCCCGTGCCTGACCGTGGAGAGGGAGAAAAGACGTCACCAAATTCGGCACCGGCCGCGAAGGCTATGAATAAATCCGAAGAGCGCAAGGACCGGATAGCTCGACTTCTGGCTGCGAAAGGCTCGAAGGCGAGTGCTCCGCCAACCAAGTCAAGTGCTGTGCCACTGGCAGACAACCAATCCGCGACCATGAAGAAACTGTCCGAAAAGTCCAAAATACTTCGGGAGAAGATGGAAGCGCTGAAGAAACAGAGAGAGGCTCTGGCCCAAACACGCATTCAGCAGGCCGCATCAAACGGCTCAACAGTCCCTCCACAGGACTTCGAGGTGACCATGGACGATGCCACAGCCGCTGTGGCTGCTAGCGGAGGCTTGCAAACATCCGTCTCTGAGGCCCATGAACCCGCAGGACTATCGGGCCAACCCTCTCCGTCGTCAATACCTGGACTGTTTCTGTCCACTCCCAAGCCCACTTTGCAAGATCAAGCTGGCCTGCCCGACTCAATGACGCCCCGCACGACTAACCTGGTTGCAAAGGAATCTCACAGACCCTTTGGTCAGGCTAGGGAGTCGCGCCCTTTCTTGATTCATGTCagtgatgacgaggacgatgaggacgacgaaaACGGTGACGCGGGAATGGAAATAGACTCGCCTGGCCTTGTCGCATCACCTGTCCAGCACAGTGGTATCTCCCCGCATCTGCCGCCCCGCAAAGTAGCTGCTTTGTCTGGCTCCAGCCGTCgttcggcgtcggcgctgacTCCTGCGAGAAATTCGGGCAACAGCAGTGGTGGAGAAGACCTCGACAGCATGAATAAGAAGATTGAAGCAATGAAACGCAAGATTGCAGAGGCGGAGGCGCGCAAGGCGAAGCGCTCCCGACAGGTGTCACCCATGGGCTCGCAACAGAAcagcagctcccgcgccgacAGTGTCGAGTCGTCAAGCACCCCCATGGAGGCGATCACTGGACGCGAGCTCACGAATGGGAGCCGCACTCCGGTCAGCGACTCGGCGATGGGTGCTACCCCGACTTCCATGCCTGCCAACAGAACAGCGCAATTTGAAGGTGCCGAGTTCGCTGTGCCCGCATCTGAGCGGCGCGGTCGTTCTCGTGCGGCCAGCGAGCGTCTTCCCCTTCTTGAGGCTCGTCGTAGGGAGCAGCTTCTCAAGCTGAAGACGCTGCAGGCTCAGATCGCTGTCATCGAACAGGAGATTGAAGAGGGCAGAGCTGAGGAGGAGAGACTCATGAGGGACCTTGCCATGCCTGACTTGGACCACGAGCTTCAACAATTTGAATCACCGTCCACACCCCCTGCTGGTCAGTATTCGCCAATCTTCAGCCGATAACGGAGCGCAGAGAAGCTACCGGTTGCCTATTCGAGGCCGGGCAAGCTAACACTCCGGCGCAGATGCTCAGAGTTTGGCCGATCAGGCGCCGGAACAGGTCATGATGGACCAGCCTGAGGTATacggcgtcgtgggcaaGGGGGCCTCTCATAACGATGTCCAAGCACTGATCGACG is a window of Purpureocillium takamizusanense chromosome 10, complete sequence DNA encoding:
- a CDS encoding uncharacterized protein (COG:S~EggNog:ENOG503P1TK), with translation MSYGPGYGAPPGFLSQDSYPGLQIYPQPAQPVQQVGSTSAHGAEEGAQPSFEYLHTAIPGLGLGFAASGPAPTQQTESAWTNAPSNSQRTASHAEQAGASAPVKLGSPADGGSEEGEISDGEAEDLYEPPEVGNDETLAAWPYGGTNVGERVVAATGQPQAHIHAARERSGSYSPYLSPREIDREGSSASCAPQGNSPSRTSAAPNSSAKTLDSVRKQAREAILRLWPLDVRYHNYIDEGIDSTLLQALFKDLGLELPSSSLAANSRFKTGGHIQPTPVPDRGEGEKTSPNSAPAAKAMNKSEERKDRIARLLAAKGSKASAPPTKSSAVPLADNQSATMKKLSEKSKILREKMEALKKQREALAQTRIQQAASNGSTVPPQDFEVTMDDATAAVAASGGLQTSVSEAHEPAGLSGQPSPSSIPGLFLSTPKPTLQDQAGLPDSMTPRTTNLVAKESHRPFGQARESRPFLIHVSDDEDDEDDENGDAGMEIDSPGLVASPVQHSGISPHLPPRKVAALSGSSRRSASALTPARNSGNSSGGEDLDSMNKKIEAMKRKIAEAEARKAKRSRQVSPMGSQQNSSSRADSVESSSTPMEAITGRELTNGSRTPVSDSAMGATPTSMPANRTAQFEGAEFAVPASERRGRSRAASERLPLLEARRREQLLKLKTLQAQIAVIEQEIEEGRAEEERLMRDLAMPDLDHELQQFESPSTPPADAQSLADQAPEQVMMDQPEVYGVVGKGASHNDVQALIDEQPRAASVGGDAPPLEAQRGETGRYSDDDTGAVVQEVEEDTQTGEHERDVDMADASESPDDAPDNESDDYEPPVAGAARVEALASPIQSHNNIVEQASASSTNDVQRTTPVSSTAEQVLPARPDTAIVAGREVEMSPPTDHDAGHLTLHQVQPEAASSAPPAPRSTFVPYETPLQYFHSYRFHPGYRQSVGGGLRSLTYSNKIDARREVCPDQLAGRSCPRGDKCEYQHFETMRVADDQILLQLGGTGNFDDEQKQQYIAGLRELLTDFRNRKVKDFNTISQGIVDYRARFQSDKSKILPLGNVSI
- a CDS encoding uncharacterized protein (COG:S~EggNog:ENOG503P1TK), with the translated sequence MSYGPGYGAPPGFLSQDSYPGLQIYPQPAQPVQQVGSTSAHGAEEGAQPSFEYLHTAIPGLGLGFAASGPAPTQQTESAWTNAPSNSQRTASHAEQAGASAPVKLGSPADGGSEEGEISDGEAEDLYEPPEVGNDETLAAWPYGGTNVGERVVAATGQPQAHIHAARERSGSYSPYLSPREIDREGSSASCAPQGNSPSRTSAAPNSSAKTLDSVRKQAREAILRLWPLDVRYHNYIDEGIDSTLLQALFKDLGLELPSSSLAANSRFKTGGHIQPTPVPDRGEGEKTSPNSAPAAKAMNKSEERKDRIARLLAAKGSKASAPPTKSSAVPLADNQSATMKKLSEKSKILREKMEALKKQREALAQTRIQQAASNGSTVPPQDFEVTMDDATAAVAASGGLQTSVSEAHEPAGLSGQPSPSSIPGLFLSTPKPTLQDQAGLPDSMTPRTTNLVAKESHRPFGQARESRPFLIHVSDDEDDEDDENGDAGMEIDSPGLVASPVQHSGISPHLPPRKVAALSGSSRRSASALTPARNSGNSSGGEDLDSMNKKIEAMKRKIAEAEARKAKRSRQVSPMGSQQNSSSRADSVESSSTPMEAITGRELTNGSRTPVSDSAMGATPTSMPANRTAQFEGAEFAVPASERRGRSRAASERLPLLEARRREQLLKLKTLQAQIAVIEQEIEEGRAEEERLMRDLAMPDLDHELQQFESPSTPPAGQYSPIFSR
- a CDS encoding uncharacterized protein (COG:S~EggNog:ENOG503P1TK) — protein: MSYGPGYGAPPGFLSQDSYPGLQIYPQPAQPVQQVGSTSAHGAEEGAQPSFEYLHTAIPGLGLGFAASGPAPTQQTESAWTNAPSNSQRTASHAEQAGASAPVKLGSPADGGSEEGEISDGEAEDLYEPPEVGNDETLAAWPYGGTNVGERVVAATGQPQAHIHAARERSGSYSPYLSPREIDREGSSASCAPQGNSPSRTSAAPNSSAKTLDSVRKQAREAILRLWPLDVRYHNYIDEGIDSTLLQALFKDLGLELPSSSLAANSRFKTGGHIQPTPVPDRGEGEKTSPNSAPAAKAMNKSEERKDRIARLLAAKGSKASAPPTKSSAVPLADNQSATMKKLSEKSKILREKMEALKKQREALAQTRIQQAASNGSTVPPQDFEVTMDDATAAVAASGGLQTSVSEAHEPAGLSGQPSPSSIPGLFLSTPKPTLQDQAGLPDSMTPRTTNLVAKESHRPFGQARESRPFLIHVSDDEDDEDDENGDAGMEIDSPGLVASPVQHSGISPHLPPRKVAALSGSSRRSASALTPARNSGNSSGGEDLDSMNKKIEAMKRKIAEAEARKAKRSRQVSPMGSQQNSSSRADSVESSSTPMEAITGRELTNGSRTPVSDSAMGATPTSMPANRTAQFEGAEFAVPASERRGRSRAASERLPLLEARRREQLLKLKTLQAQIAVIEQEIEEGRAEEERLMRDLAMPDLDHELQQFESPSTPPADAQSLADQAPEQVMMDQPEVYGVVGKGASHNDVQALIDEQPRAASVGGDAPPLEAQRGETGRYSDDDTGAVVQEVEEDTQTGEHERDVDMADASESPDDAPDNESDDYEPPVAGAARVEALASPIQSHNNIVEQASASSTNDVQRTTPVSSTAEQVLPARPDTAIVAGREVQPEAASSAPPAPRSTFVPYETPLQYFHSYRFHPGYRQSVGGGLRSLTYSNKIDARREVCPDQLAGRSCPRGDKCEYQHFETMRVAGQ